In Nocardioides faecalis, the following proteins share a genomic window:
- a CDS encoding UvrD-helicase domain-containing protein — translation MEPVVLAAVGALVMAAVVVALVRTRAARLAALGDDAEPSLRELRAWKATVEQGLATAVADGRWVTRDVRHDWEAQRPTPSTVASKLATRKEAGAEARDLIAFVDQDLRDVVDSTNERILCDELRSQRAFFDTIETKPLTDEQATAVATFDNRVQVIAAAGSGKTSVMVARAAYAIRREIVPADRILLLAFNKDAAAELQQRVDERLDAAGIDPSGLSASTFHAFGLNVIGTATGRKPRLAPWIDGGQDVAMVSRIVDELRDRSPEFRFKWDMYRLLFARMAEDPAGGEPDAYDYATRATGFRTFNGETVKSQGERMIADFLFLNGVKYEYERPYDHDVADTEHSQYRPDFYYPDVDVWHEHWALDRNGEPPPEFDGYAAGMTWKKSLHDRFGTALIETTWASIIDQSGFQPLAADLRARGITLDWNPDRPVRGATPVKHEDLARLMRSFMAHVKSNSLTREDLDRRLDASPAGIQRYRARVFVDLYWTIHDEWQRRLDEDDAIDFEDMLVRAAGHLEAGDVDMGFDLVLVDEFQDASQARARLARALVAKPHRYLLAVGDDWQSINRFAGADLSVMTSFSEWFGEGLTLRLQTTFRSPQSICDTAGEFVAKNPRQFRKDVSSIHAEYGPPVSLVRVGQPHEVPSAVERVLVDLAARVRSGEIRPGRSGVVEVDVLGRYRFDRDVMPRSFPPELRVRFRTVHSSKGLEADFVVLPNVGSGTYGFPSEVVDDPVLALAMSEADPFPHAEERRLFYVALTRARRQLTLVGVQGHESAFVTELLKDQRLELSPLSTVDLSEPCPDCEGGVLVVRKRRSDGREFLGCSRFPSCRFTRNTA, via the coding sequence ATGGAACCGGTGGTGCTCGCTGCGGTCGGCGCGCTCGTGATGGCGGCGGTCGTCGTCGCGCTCGTGCGAACGCGCGCGGCACGACTGGCCGCTCTCGGCGACGACGCGGAACCGTCGCTACGTGAGCTGCGCGCGTGGAAGGCGACGGTCGAGCAGGGCCTGGCGACCGCCGTCGCAGACGGCCGCTGGGTAACCCGCGACGTGCGACACGACTGGGAGGCGCAACGGCCCACACCGTCGACGGTGGCGTCGAAGCTGGCGACGCGGAAGGAGGCCGGGGCGGAGGCCCGCGACCTGATCGCGTTCGTCGACCAGGACCTGCGTGACGTCGTCGACTCCACCAATGAGCGGATCCTGTGCGACGAGCTTCGGAGCCAGCGCGCTTTCTTCGACACGATCGAGACGAAGCCGCTGACCGACGAGCAGGCGACCGCCGTTGCGACGTTCGACAACCGGGTTCAGGTCATCGCAGCCGCCGGGTCGGGCAAGACGTCGGTGATGGTGGCGCGGGCGGCGTACGCGATCCGGCGCGAGATCGTGCCTGCCGACAGGATCCTCCTGCTCGCGTTCAACAAGGACGCCGCAGCGGAACTCCAACAACGCGTCGACGAGCGCCTCGACGCGGCGGGGATCGACCCGTCCGGACTGAGTGCCTCGACGTTCCACGCGTTCGGCCTGAACGTGATCGGGACGGCCACCGGCCGCAAGCCGCGGCTCGCGCCCTGGATCGACGGCGGGCAGGACGTCGCGATGGTCAGCCGGATCGTCGACGAGCTGCGCGACCGGTCCCCCGAGTTCCGGTTCAAGTGGGACATGTACCGGTTGTTGTTCGCGCGGATGGCGGAGGACCCCGCCGGCGGGGAGCCGGACGCCTACGACTACGCCACCCGCGCGACCGGGTTCCGCACCTTCAACGGGGAGACCGTGAAGAGCCAGGGCGAACGGATGATCGCCGATTTCCTGTTCCTGAACGGCGTGAAGTACGAGTACGAGCGGCCGTACGACCACGACGTCGCCGACACCGAGCACTCGCAGTACCGGCCGGACTTCTACTACCCCGACGTCGACGTCTGGCACGAGCACTGGGCGCTGGACCGCAACGGCGAACCCCCTCCCGAGTTCGACGGGTACGCGGCCGGGATGACCTGGAAGAAGAGCCTCCACGACCGCTTCGGAACCGCGTTGATCGAGACGACGTGGGCCTCCATCATCGATCAGAGCGGATTCCAGCCACTGGCAGCGGACCTGCGGGCACGAGGAATCACGCTCGACTGGAACCCCGACCGCCCCGTCCGTGGCGCGACCCCCGTCAAGCACGAAGACCTGGCGCGCCTGATGCGATCCTTCATGGCGCACGTGAAGTCGAACTCACTGACTCGTGAAGATCTCGATCGGCGTCTCGATGCGTCACCAGCGGGCATTCAGCGCTACCGGGCGCGCGTCTTCGTCGACCTGTACTGGACCATCCACGACGAGTGGCAGCGGCGACTCGACGAAGACGATGCGATCGACTTCGAGGACATGCTGGTGCGCGCTGCTGGGCATCTTGAGGCCGGTGACGTCGACATGGGCTTCGATCTGGTCCTCGTCGACGAGTTCCAGGACGCCAGCCAGGCACGCGCCCGACTGGCTCGCGCCCTCGTGGCCAAGCCGCATCGCTACTTGCTGGCGGTCGGGGATGACTGGCAGTCGATTAACCGATTCGCCGGCGCAGATCTGTCGGTCATGACGTCGTTCAGCGAGTGGTTCGGTGAGGGGCTGACGCTGCGGCTGCAGACGACGTTCCGCTCGCCCCAGTCCATCTGTGACACTGCTGGCGAGTTCGTCGCCAAGAACCCCCGACAGTTCCGCAAAGACGTCTCGTCGATTCACGCCGAATACGGTCCACCCGTCTCCCTCGTGCGCGTCGGGCAGCCGCACGAGGTTCCCTCCGCGGTCGAACGGGTGCTGGTCGACCTGGCGGCGCGTGTCCGTTCCGGCGAGATCCGACCAGGGCGGTCGGGTGTGGTCGAGGTCGACGTGCTGGGGCGATATCGGTTCGACCGGGACGTGATGCCGCGGTCCTTCCCACCCGAGCTGCGGGTGCGCTTCCGTACCGTGCACTCGTCGAAGGGACTCGAGGCCGATTTCGTCGTGCTCCCCAACGTCGGGTCCGGCACCTACGGGTTCCCCAGCGAGGTGGTCGACGACCCAGTTCTCGCGCTCGCCATGTCAGAAGCGGACCCGTTCCCCCACGCCGAGGAGCGCAGGCTCTTCTACGTCGCCCTGACCCGCGCTCGCCGACAACTCACGTTGGTCGGGGTCCAGGGCCACGAATCGGCGTTCGTAACGGAGCTGCTGAAGGATCAGCGGCTCGAACTCTCCCCGCTGAGCACCGTCGATCTCTCGGAGCCTTGTCCAGACTGCGAAGGCGGCGTTCTTGTGGTTCGAAAGCGACGTTCCGACGGACGGGAGTTCCTCGGCTGCAGCAGGTTCCCGTCCTGTCGGTTCACCCGGAACACCGCATGA
- a CDS encoding DEAD/DEAH box helicase, which yields MKFTLKSYQSEAVDDVLKTLERARSEYRSKGTSSSVALSATTGAGKTVMAAAVIESLFWGSDKFGTDPDPGAVVIWFSDDPSLNEQTKDRLRQASEKFTYDQLVTVQFPFPRSKLEPRKVYFLNTDKLAKNSRLTRTATLDEDGAFETLPGTAAPDQQASTIWEIIGNTIDDPELTVYLILDEAHRGFKNKRTSAEKPTLVRQLINGTNSQSAVPIVWGISATLSAFTDAMKAADADQSRRAFPAVQVDPIRVQDSGLVKDVVNLDIPDEAGNFDTVLVRRAAKLLADSSARWERYAKSEGSADVVKPLLVLQVPNTPDHDQIGLALDEILRAMPELSGDSVRHVFGDHTVQKFGSWEVDWIEPQRVESKTSVRVLVAKDAISTGWDCPRAEVMVSFRPAKDQDHITQLLGRMVRNPLARPVPGDERLNSVDCILPFFDKTTAGNVAKFLSGSIGELPGGKGRKVLIDGRELRKNPRVPDFVWPAWDAMPTETMPQRGSRPVKRLVALAQALSADGVRPGALAEVEAIMATVLDSLAVRHRAELESAIEEVWAVRGVTISGRRKTGKLTYTEFVERADDRAIRVAFEDAKKAFGADVAQAYVDHLAGDDDGEDDGLREAYVKASALAIVKAVREKVDREADELAEKWFAEHRVQIKELSDERQQAFEDIRAEATEPKRGELKRPRTRMEDYAVVDEDGQIAVAPLADRHLMSDENGEFPLSSLNGWEFDVVHAELARSSCRAWYRNPARAAVDSLGVSYRDDVGNWRSMHPDFIFFNEVDGAIRPSIVDPHGHHLQDSLLKLQALVRFAKDYGSEFHRIEALAEIDGKMRVLDLQLDRVRAGILGSADAPEVLYRSDLAVFYDAL from the coding sequence ATGAAGTTCACTCTCAAGTCGTACCAGTCTGAGGCTGTCGACGACGTTCTCAAGACACTCGAGCGGGCGCGGTCCGAGTACCGCTCCAAGGGCACGAGTTCGTCGGTCGCGCTCTCGGCGACGACCGGTGCCGGCAAGACCGTCATGGCGGCCGCGGTCATCGAGTCGCTGTTCTGGGGCAGCGACAAGTTCGGGACCGATCCTGACCCGGGTGCGGTCGTGATCTGGTTCTCCGACGACCCGAGCCTGAACGAGCAGACGAAGGACCGCCTGCGTCAGGCGAGCGAGAAGTTCACGTACGACCAGCTGGTGACGGTCCAGTTCCCGTTCCCGCGGTCGAAGCTGGAGCCGAGGAAGGTTTACTTCCTCAACACTGACAAGCTTGCGAAGAACTCCCGGCTGACGCGCACCGCGACCCTCGATGAGGACGGTGCGTTCGAGACTCTGCCGGGGACGGCTGCGCCTGACCAGCAGGCGTCGACGATCTGGGAGATCATCGGGAACACGATCGACGACCCAGAGTTGACGGTGTACCTGATCCTTGACGAGGCGCACCGCGGGTTCAAGAACAAGCGGACGAGCGCGGAGAAGCCGACGCTCGTGCGGCAGCTGATCAACGGCACGAATAGCCAGTCGGCGGTGCCGATCGTGTGGGGGATCTCGGCGACGCTGTCCGCGTTCACCGACGCGATGAAGGCGGCCGATGCGGATCAGTCGCGCCGCGCGTTCCCGGCCGTCCAAGTCGACCCGATCCGTGTGCAGGACTCGGGTCTCGTCAAGGACGTCGTCAACCTCGACATCCCCGACGAAGCGGGGAACTTCGACACGGTCCTCGTCCGTCGGGCCGCAAAGCTCCTCGCCGACTCGAGCGCGCGGTGGGAGCGGTACGCGAAGTCGGAGGGGTCTGCGGACGTCGTGAAGCCGCTTCTCGTGCTCCAGGTCCCGAACACGCCCGATCACGACCAGATCGGCCTCGCCCTCGACGAGATCCTGCGGGCGATGCCGGAACTGTCCGGGGACTCCGTTCGACACGTGTTCGGCGACCACACCGTCCAGAAGTTCGGCTCGTGGGAGGTTGACTGGATCGAGCCCCAGCGTGTCGAGTCGAAGACGAGCGTCAGGGTTCTTGTCGCGAAGGACGCGATCTCGACGGGTTGGGACTGCCCGCGGGCCGAGGTGATGGTTTCCTTCCGGCCGGCGAAGGACCAGGATCACATCACCCAGCTCCTCGGTCGTATGGTCCGTAACCCGCTCGCGCGTCCCGTTCCGGGCGACGAGCGCCTGAACTCCGTCGACTGCATCCTGCCGTTCTTCGACAAGACGACGGCGGGCAACGTCGCGAAGTTCCTGTCGGGGAGCATCGGCGAGCTGCCCGGCGGCAAGGGTCGCAAGGTCCTCATCGACGGCCGTGAGCTCCGGAAGAACCCGCGCGTGCCGGACTTCGTGTGGCCGGCGTGGGACGCGATGCCGACCGAGACCATGCCGCAGCGCGGGTCACGGCCCGTCAAGCGGCTCGTCGCGCTCGCTCAAGCCCTGTCGGCGGACGGCGTCCGGCCCGGCGCCCTCGCCGAGGTCGAGGCCATCATGGCGACTGTCCTCGACTCCCTCGCGGTGCGCCACCGGGCCGAGCTCGAGTCGGCGATCGAGGAGGTTTGGGCCGTGCGCGGCGTCACGATCTCCGGGCGCCGCAAGACCGGGAAACTGACCTACACCGAGTTCGTCGAGCGCGCCGACGACCGCGCGATCCGCGTCGCGTTCGAGGACGCGAAGAAGGCGTTCGGCGCGGACGTGGCCCAGGCGTACGTCGACCACCTCGCCGGCGACGACGACGGCGAGGACGACGGACTGCGCGAGGCGTACGTCAAGGCGTCGGCCCTCGCGATCGTGAAGGCCGTTCGCGAGAAGGTCGACCGCGAGGCCGACGAGTTGGCCGAGAAGTGGTTCGCCGAGCACCGCGTCCAGATCAAGGAGTTGTCGGACGAACGGCAGCAGGCGTTCGAGGACATCCGCGCCGAGGCGACCGAGCCGAAGCGCGGGGAGCTCAAGCGTCCGCGGACCCGCATGGAGGATTACGCGGTCGTCGACGAGGACGGCCAGATCGCCGTCGCGCCCCTCGCCGACCGCCACCTGATGTCCGACGAGAACGGCGAGTTCCCGCTCAGCTCGCTCAACGGGTGGGAGTTCGACGTCGTTCACGCGGAACTGGCCCGAAGCTCGTGCCGGGCGTGGTACCGGAACCCTGCTCGCGCGGCCGTCGACTCGCTCGGAGTCAGCTATCGCGACGACGTCGGCAACTGGCGCTCCATGCACCCCGACTTCATCTTCTTCAACGAGGTCGACGGTGCCATCCGACCGTCGATCGTCGACCCGCACGGCCACCATCTTCAGGACTCACTGCTGAAGCTTCAGGCACTCGTGCGGTTCGCGAAGGACTATGGCTCGGAGTTCCACCGGATCGAAGCGCTCGCCGAGATCGACGGGAAGATGCGCGTCCTCGACCTCCAGCTAGACCGAGTCCGCGCCGGAATCCTCGGGAGCGCCGACGCGCCCGAGGTTCTCTACCGCAGCGACTTGGCGGTCTTCTACGACGCGCTCTGA
- a CDS encoding site-specific DNA-methyltransferase, whose protein sequence is MSRLNDLLRQLRMENPGLADDLQREYDALADRRSFGLNFERHVPEAVELPGRKVRKGDKVRILPPRGQARKKENDRLWRVIAFSTQDGVRHADLIALDNDDDETSAPVDDLVVVAEFRDPIYPGLVSTGKVERGGDKPFHTVINAENYHALQTLLFTHRGKVDCIYIDPPYNTGAKDWKYNNDYVEGEDLYRHSKWLAFMERRLLLARELLNPADSVLIVTIDEKEVHRLALLLEQVFPEARAQMVTIVIQAAGSNRKGELGRVEEYAFFLFIGDAVPFQSVDDLLNEAPSTSSDKVRWESLLRSGTDSARSDSPNLFYPVFVSKETGRIVGCGDSKPLTANLSEWTVPDGSIAVWPTKSGGQQGRWRCSPAALRELIADGFARAGKVDASGKGTIWYLGRAARKKVETGEFAVTGLDAQGAKVVSVVSAAAKTFPAKTVWNRARHHAGWHGTNLVSALLGGRQFPFPKSLYAVEDALRIAVGAKKGAVVVDFFSGSGTTAHAVMRLNRQDAGSRQAIVVTNNEVAAAEQNSLTKRGLRPGDPKWESHGICDFVTKPRVAAAITGMTPDGDLVKGDYKFTDVFPISDGFHENAEFLTLTYEAPLRVASNREFEKVAPLLWLRAGSRGRRIDDVSKGWDVADVYGVIADLDQAEPFLKAVAENDDVAMAFIVTDEDRLFESMVAALPDHVEPVRLYEAYLRNFEIEAGRGTR, encoded by the coding sequence TTGTCGCGTCTGAACGACCTGCTCCGCCAGCTCCGGATGGAGAACCCAGGCCTGGCAGACGACCTGCAACGGGAGTACGACGCCCTCGCCGACCGGCGCTCCTTCGGGCTGAACTTCGAGCGCCACGTACCTGAGGCCGTCGAGCTCCCGGGCCGGAAGGTACGCAAGGGCGACAAGGTCCGCATCCTGCCGCCGCGCGGGCAGGCACGGAAGAAGGAGAACGACCGCCTGTGGCGCGTCATCGCCTTCTCGACCCAGGACGGCGTCCGTCACGCCGACCTCATCGCCCTCGACAACGACGACGACGAGACGTCCGCACCCGTCGACGACCTCGTGGTCGTGGCCGAGTTCCGGGACCCGATCTACCCCGGCCTCGTGTCAACGGGAAAGGTCGAGCGAGGCGGCGACAAGCCGTTCCACACGGTCATCAACGCGGAGAACTACCACGCACTCCAGACGCTGCTGTTCACGCACCGCGGCAAGGTCGACTGCATCTACATCGACCCGCCGTACAACACGGGCGCGAAGGACTGGAAGTACAACAACGACTACGTCGAGGGGGAGGACCTTTATCGGCACTCGAAGTGGCTCGCGTTCATGGAGCGGCGCCTGCTCCTAGCTCGCGAACTACTCAATCCAGCCGACTCAGTGTTGATCGTGACGATCGACGAAAAGGAGGTTCACCGGCTTGCGCTGTTGCTCGAGCAAGTCTTCCCTGAGGCACGTGCTCAGATGGTCACCATCGTGATTCAGGCTGCAGGCAGCAATCGCAAGGGCGAGCTTGGTCGCGTCGAGGAATATGCCTTCTTTCTATTCATTGGGGACGCCGTTCCATTCCAGTCGGTAGACGACCTTCTGAACGAGGCGCCGTCCACCAGCTCGGACAAGGTCCGTTGGGAGTCGCTGCTTCGTAGCGGGACCGACAGTGCCCGCTCAGACTCTCCCAACCTTTTCTATCCCGTTTTTGTTAGCAAAGAGACCGGAAGAATTGTCGGTTGCGGCGACAGCAAGCCGCTGACAGCCAACCTTTCAGAGTGGACAGTTCCGGACGGTTCGATCGCCGTGTGGCCGACGAAGTCTGGAGGCCAACAGGGACGATGGCGCTGCTCACCCGCAGCCTTGCGCGAGCTCATCGCAGACGGCTTCGCAAGGGCTGGAAAGGTCGATGCCTCTGGCAAGGGCACGATCTGGTACCTCGGCAGGGCTGCGCGCAAGAAGGTTGAAACCGGCGAATTCGCTGTCACCGGTCTTGATGCCCAAGGCGCCAAGGTCGTTTCCGTCGTCTCAGCGGCAGCGAAGACCTTCCCTGCCAAGACAGTCTGGAACCGCGCCCGCCACCACGCCGGATGGCACGGCACAAACCTAGTCAGCGCCCTTCTTGGTGGCCGACAGTTCCCCTTCCCAAAGTCGCTCTATGCCGTCGAGGACGCCCTCAGGATCGCCGTTGGCGCGAAGAAGGGAGCCGTCGTCGTCGACTTTTTCAGCGGTTCAGGAACCACGGCGCACGCCGTGATGCGCCTCAACCGTCAGGATGCCGGATCACGTCAGGCCATTGTTGTCACCAACAACGAGGTAGCTGCTGCCGAGCAGAACTCCTTGACAAAGCGTGGATTGCGACCCGGCGACCCGAAGTGGGAATCCCACGGAATATGTGATTTCGTGACGAAACCACGGGTGGCCGCAGCCATCACGGGAATGACCCCCGATGGCGACCTGGTCAAGGGGGATTACAAGTTCACGGACGTGTTTCCGATTTCGGACGGGTTCCATGAGAATGCCGAATTCCTGACCCTGACGTACGAAGCACCGCTGCGAGTAGCATCGAATCGCGAATTCGAGAAGGTCGCCCCGCTCCTGTGGCTGCGCGCAGGTTCGAGGGGACGACGCATTGACGACGTCTCCAAGGGTTGGGACGTCGCGGACGTGTATGGAGTCATCGCGGACCTGGACCAGGCGGAGCCCTTCCTGAAGGCGGTCGCCGAGAACGACGACGTCGCAATGGCGTTTATCGTGACGGACGAGGATCGCTTGTTCGAGTCGATGGTCGCGGCCCTCCCCGACCACGTCGAGCCGGTTCGGCTGTACGAGGCGTATCTGCGGAACTTCGAGATCGAGGCAGGTCGAGGAACCCGATGA
- a CDS encoding AAA domain-containing protein yields MSQSHPKVDFQWVNTDYTKRVVADIEALDKGGAVLVEAPPGAGKSSLTVSVSKALADADSKLRLPIVTQTNEQADDLVAALLKRHPDLRVTRLVGGAGGSSAMQNLAAANPDLVISSKHDDPTVKGTQVVVATARKWEFVRSGQQRNGLIQGYDLALIDEAYQMRSDALLGVATMFDRLMCVGDPGQLDPFTTIDDALWKGLEYAPSRTAMGTLSAFHPELTPHQLPLSWRLPPSAAGIVSQAFYPYTGFSAGTDAAQRSLTIGAGGGAPEDDALDRAATEGWAYVELPEKLAVRTDAEVATQLAQLVQRLLTRGADVVDELDATGRKLEAKDVAVVAAHNDQVHAVRFALSQLGVDPDSLVVSTANKVQGREYEVVLVWHPLAGRRDATAFHLEAGRMCVMLSRHRQACIVVGRAGADRLLAEFPDSDPIFLDEPEKFPDGWEANSLVLEHLAGFKA; encoded by the coding sequence ATGAGCCAGTCCCACCCGAAGGTCGACTTCCAGTGGGTGAACACCGACTACACGAAGCGAGTGGTCGCCGACATCGAGGCGCTCGACAAGGGCGGCGCCGTCCTGGTCGAGGCCCCTCCGGGAGCGGGAAAGAGCTCGCTGACCGTGTCGGTGTCGAAGGCGCTCGCCGACGCCGACTCGAAACTCCGCCTCCCGATCGTGACTCAGACTAACGAGCAGGCCGACGACCTTGTGGCGGCGCTGCTGAAGCGACACCCCGACCTCCGCGTTACCCGGCTGGTCGGCGGCGCCGGCGGTTCGAGCGCGATGCAGAACCTCGCCGCGGCCAATCCTGACCTCGTGATCTCCAGCAAGCACGACGACCCGACCGTGAAGGGGACGCAGGTCGTCGTCGCGACGGCTCGCAAGTGGGAGTTCGTCAGGTCCGGCCAGCAGCGGAACGGGTTGATCCAGGGGTACGACCTGGCGCTGATCGACGAGGCGTACCAGATGCGATCGGACGCCCTGCTCGGCGTCGCCACGATGTTCGACCGACTCATGTGCGTCGGTGACCCTGGCCAGCTCGACCCGTTCACCACGATCGACGATGCACTGTGGAAGGGGTTGGAGTATGCGCCGTCACGCACCGCGATGGGAACGCTGTCGGCGTTCCACCCGGAGCTGACGCCCCACCAGCTGCCGTTGTCGTGGCGGCTGCCGCCGTCCGCGGCCGGGATCGTGTCGCAGGCGTTCTACCCGTACACGGGGTTCTCGGCCGGCACCGACGCGGCCCAGCGCTCCCTCACGATCGGCGCCGGAGGAGGCGCGCCCGAAGACGACGCTCTGGACCGGGCGGCCACCGAGGGATGGGCGTACGTCGAGCTCCCCGAGAAGCTCGCCGTCCGCACCGACGCCGAGGTGGCGACCCAGCTCGCTCAGCTCGTGCAGCGACTGCTTACCCGCGGCGCCGACGTCGTCGACGAGCTGGACGCCACCGGTCGGAAGCTCGAAGCGAAGGACGTCGCGGTCGTGGCCGCCCACAACGACCAGGTCCACGCGGTGCGGTTCGCGCTGAGTCAGCTCGGCGTCGATCCCGACTCGCTCGTCGTGTCCACGGCGAACAAGGTGCAGGGTCGCGAGTACGAGGTCGTGCTCGTCTGGCACCCGCTCGCGGGTCGGCGCGACGCGACCGCGTTCCACCTGGAGGCGGGCCGCATGTGCGTCATGCTGTCGCGCCACCGTCAGGCCTGCATCGTCGTGGGCCGGGCCGGTGCCGACCGGCTCCTCGCCGAGTTTCCCGACTCGGACCCGATCTTCCTTGACGAGCCGGAGAAGTTCCCTGACGGCTGGGAGGCGAACTCCTTGGTCCTCGAGCACCTGGCCGGGTTCAAGGCCTGA
- a CDS encoding Hsp70 family protein, whose translation MIVGFDFGTTNSLVSVVVGDRVIDVMDVETGRPHPSIVRYEGEQVVVGREAKDALGAAGIGVHGNTVKSPKFLLGEEAVAVGGVDRSPVDIVADVVRHVRSESLRSPQRNVLGPLDNAVVTIPVTMDGQRRAALREAFAGAGMRVAQFVHEPLAALYGFIRGAKDPEEMARRLARRNVLVVDWGGGTLDLTLCRVDEEQVRQLRNGGSAQVGGDEFDKVIRDEVVKRVRARGGVADDDLAIPEAELRLFQDAERNKIELSADRVDVTFYRPSYFQSGATLQYQLTRQELEEITRPLVTAGIDEIESLLDSLSMAPGQVSLVVVVGGMAAMPAIRSRLHELFGPDRVEVPPNSATLISQGAAWIAHDRQRLRLAKPIELELARGSLMPLLAAGTEMPLGGEVKHETLHLYCADPTDGKAKFPIATPTALSAHPQASERRTSLGMITLSVDESAPPLHERLELGVVLDDDLVLTVEASSSQKHDRVEASYYDLEFGLGLPEAAIAGGVAGDPKGGEESVVLPKTGLVVRANVVRDKDQTAVPGDVLYAHNSGAFARHVRDGATETQLLEHLYYQPCAVCKRQWGHPECSCGTA comes from the coding sequence ATGATCGTCGGCTTCGACTTCGGAACCACCAACAGCCTCGTATCGGTGGTAGTCGGTGACCGCGTCATCGACGTCATGGATGTCGAAACCGGCCGCCCCCACCCGTCGATCGTCCGCTACGAGGGCGAGCAGGTCGTCGTCGGCCGTGAAGCGAAGGATGCGCTGGGTGCCGCTGGCATCGGGGTGCACGGGAACACGGTGAAGTCTCCGAAGTTCCTCCTCGGCGAAGAAGCGGTCGCCGTCGGCGGCGTCGATCGGAGCCCAGTTGACATCGTCGCTGACGTCGTCCGACACGTCCGTTCGGAGTCCCTCCGAAGCCCACAGCGCAACGTGCTCGGTCCGCTCGACAACGCCGTGGTCACCATCCCGGTCACGATGGACGGGCAGCGCCGCGCCGCCTTGCGCGAGGCGTTCGCCGGAGCAGGAATGCGCGTGGCGCAGTTCGTCCACGAACCGCTGGCCGCGCTGTATGGGTTCATCCGGGGCGCGAAGGACCCGGAGGAGATGGCGCGGCGCCTGGCGCGGCGAAACGTCCTCGTCGTGGACTGGGGCGGTGGCACGCTCGACCTGACTCTCTGCCGAGTCGACGAGGAACAGGTGCGGCAGCTCCGCAACGGCGGGTCAGCGCAGGTCGGCGGCGACGAGTTCGACAAGGTGATCCGGGACGAGGTCGTGAAGCGCGTCCGGGCACGAGGCGGCGTGGCCGACGACGACCTCGCGATCCCGGAGGCCGAGCTCCGCCTGTTCCAGGACGCCGAGCGCAACAAGATCGAACTGTCGGCGGACCGCGTCGACGTGACGTTCTACCGCCCGAGCTACTTCCAGTCCGGCGCGACGTTGCAGTACCAGCTCACGCGGCAGGAGCTGGAGGAGATCACGCGACCGCTCGTGACCGCGGGGATCGATGAGATCGAATCGCTGTTGGACAGCTTGTCGATGGCCCCGGGCCAGGTCTCGCTCGTCGTCGTGGTCGGTGGCATGGCAGCCATGCCCGCCATCCGGAGCCGCTTACACGAGCTGTTCGGGCCAGACCGCGTCGAAGTGCCGCCGAACAGTGCAACGTTGATCTCGCAGGGCGCCGCGTGGATCGCGCATGACCGGCAGAGGCTGCGACTGGCGAAACCGATCGAACTCGAGCTCGCCCGTGGTTCTTTGATGCCCCTCCTCGCGGCCGGAACCGAGATGCCGCTCGGAGGCGAGGTCAAGCACGAGACCCTCCACCTGTACTGCGCGGACCCGACGGACGGGAAGGCGAAGTTCCCGATCGCCACGCCCACCGCGCTGTCAGCCCACCCGCAGGCGAGTGAGCGCCGAACCTCACTCGGGATGATCACGCTGAGCGTGGACGAGTCAGCGCCTCCACTGCACGAGCGCCTTGAACTCGGAGTTGTTCTCGACGACGACCTGGTGCTGACAGTCGAGGCATCATCGAGCCAGAAGCACGATCGGGTCGAGGCGTCCTACTACGACCTGGAGTTCGGCCTCGGCCTTCCTGAGGCCGCCATCGCCGGGGGTGTCGCGGGGGACCCAAAAGGAGGTGAGGAGTCCGTCGTCCTGCCAAAGACCGGACTCGTCGTCCGAGCGAACGTAGTGCGGGACAAGGACCAGACCGCGGTCCCTGGAGACGTGCTGTACGCGCACAACTCGGGCGCGTTCGCGAGACACGTTCGCGACGGCGCCACCGAGACCCAGCTGCTGGAGCACCTCTACTACCAGCCATGTGCTGTTTGCAAGCGGCAGTGGGGGCACCCGGAATGCAGTTGCGGCACGGCGTGA